In the Bicyclus anynana chromosome 6, ilBicAnyn1.1, whole genome shotgun sequence genome, one interval contains:
- the LOC112054958 gene encoding cytochrome P450 4g15 yields MSYTAAENTVASSTWAATNLFYVLLVPVLLLWYTYWRSSRRRLYELAEKLPGPEGLPLLGNALEFTGGSHEIFKRIVERGNEFDEQSAVKIWIGPRLLLFLYDPRDVELILSSNVHIDKAEEYRFFKPWLGEGLLISTGQKWRSHRKLIAPTFHLNVLKSFIDLFNANSRTVVNKLKKEAGTFDCHDYMSECTVEILLETAMGVSKSTQDQSGFEYAMAVMKMCDILHLRHTKIWLRPDLLFNFTQYAKLQNKLLNVIHGLTKKVIKRKKEEFKNGKQSSAAAYTEENGVNKDDVTTKVTSVEGLSFGQSAGLKDDLDVDEDVGQKKRLAFLELLLESAQGGVVISDEEIKEQVDTIMFEGHDTTAAGSSFFLSLMGIHQDIQDKVVEELDQIFGDSDRPATFQDTLEMKYLERCLMETLRMFPPVPIIAREIKQEVTLPSNGKKVPAGTTVIIATYKLHRRSDVYPNPEIFDPDNFLPERSANRHYYAFVPFSAGPRSCVGRKYAMLKLKILLSTILRNFRVYSDIKESDFKLQADIILKRAEGFQVRLAPRKRTTTAC; encoded by the exons ATGAGCTATACGGCTGCCGAAAACACCGTCGCCTCTAGTACGTGGGCGGCGACTAATCTCTTCTATGTGTTACTGGTTCCTGTCCTACTCCTCTGGTACACCTACTGGAGGTCATCACGAAGGCGCTTGTATGAACTTGCCGAAAAACTCCCTGGACCTGAAGGATTACCGCTCCTAGGGAATGCTCTGGAGTTCACTGGAGGCTCTCATG AAATATTCAAACGCATCGTGGAAAGGGGCAACGAATTTGACGAACAATCCGCCGTTAAGATCTGGATAGGTCCCAGGCTTCTCTTGTTCCTGTATGATCCACGGGATGTCGAACTCATTCTATCATCCAACGTTCACATCGACAAGGCAGAGGAGTACAGATTTTTCAAGCCCTGGCTTGGAGAAGGCCTGCTTATTAGTACAG GTCAAAAGTGGCGGTCTCACAGAAAACTGATCGCTCCCACATTCCACTTGAACGTGCTTAAGAGCTTCATTGACCTCTTCAACGCCAACTCCAGGACAGTTGTCAATAAACTCAAAAAGGAAGCCGGCACCTTTGATTGTCACGACTACATGAGCGAGTGCACCGTCGAAATCCTTCTTG AAACAGCTATGGGAGTCAGCAAAAGTACTCAAGACCAAAGTGGTTTTGAATATGCTATGGCTGTTATGAAAATGTGCGATATCCTACATTTGAGACACACCAAGATTTGGCTTCGACCTGACCTATTGTTTAACTTTACTCAATACgctaaattacaaaataaacttcTCAATGTTATTCACGGATTAACAAAAAAG GTCATTAAAAGGAAAAAAGAAGAGTTTAAGAATGGAAAACAGTCATCAGCAGCTGCTTACACAGAAGAAAATGGAGTAAACAAAGATGACGTAACGACAAAGGTTACATCTGTGGAAGGCCTTTCATTCGGACAATCAGCTGGACTTAAGGATGATTTGGACGTTGATGAAGACGTTGGGCAAAAGAAACGACTTGCATTCTTAGAACTTCTTCTTGAAAGTGCTCAAGGTGGGGTAGTTATTAGTGATGAAGAAATCAAAGAACAAGTAGACACAATTATGTTTGAG ggTCATGACACAACCGCAGCTGGTAGCAGTTTCTTCTTGTCTTTAATGGGAATTCATCAAGATATACAAGACAAGGTTGTCGAAGAGTTGGACCAAATATTCGGGGACTCTGACCGCCCAGCTACTTTCCAAGATACTTTAGAGATGAAGTATTTAGAAAGATGTCTGATGGAGACTCTTAGAATGTTCCCACCGGTACCAATCATAGCGCGAGAAATAAAACAGGAAGTTACTCTGC CATCGAATGGTAAGAAAGTGCCAGCGGGTACAACAGTTATCATTGCAACCTACAAATTGCATCGCCGCAGTGATGTATATCCTAATCCTGAAATATTCGACCCTGATAATTTCCTACCAGAGCGCTCTGCGAACCGTCATTACTATGCATTCGTGCCGTTTTCCGCTGGACCAAGGTCATGTGTTG GTCGCAAATATGCTATGCTGAAACTGAAGATTCTGCTTTCGACCATCCTGAGAAATTTCCGTGTATATTCTGACATAAAAGAATCAGATTTCAAACTTCAAGCTGATATCATATTGAAACGAGCTGAAGGATTCCAAGTACGATTGGCACCTCGAAAACGAACGACAACGGCCTGCTGA
- the LOC112054960 gene encoding uncharacterized protein LOC112054960: MSSSRSFPKRRQLPKLMACMTKNSLENLRNRALFGLDTLDAKGIRRRKFPLHECLILELRESGYSESSDYLQDLIYDNMQLLAEDEIGIVVDLRAREDYLEDISAGLVRAEKERDKENTKNECLELLTLALSYSEKGKGILWLAEKFFLASIAVSSQYLIDGGRQKGCCKYHYAKFLLDKFPNADPEEPFLILTEVRDSAIGKDWSLYEDEKGDADVSSSPETVFCATAVQLHRVLLSKARSARSKDPAKAERLSRLAERRAKDADDIPKTAEAILEIGISQLHMNNLNNAHKTFLRAFKIYEADNNIVGLCDSRMHLAAVMQRVGDHETAAKLLTEMGSLAMEHGHRRHLGRALHLLGELHLRREKPELGTQHLTEAFQCFMGFNWQYMVPKSHDYPQDKPLSSGLDLIFKSNVIEVYEEEAEQSRLMHAISAGQEIMASYFKLLRESDTCSVAKVKTIEWKLTRAKWWLYNFHHDLVPCLCPLHNRTPLDVLRKQLDAQTIAEEQSEEEDTLLGRTDTVQDMTKLRSSVMNKENE; the protein is encoded by the exons ATGTCATCGTCGAGGTCATTTCCCAAGCGTCGTCAACTACCGAAACTTATGGCATGTATGACGAAGAACAGTTTAGAGAACCTTAGAAATCGAGCCTTGTTTGGTCTCGATACATTAGACGCAAAAGGAATCAGAAG ACGGAAATTTCCATTGCACGAATGCCTCATATTGGAATTAAGAGAATCCGGCTATTCGGAATCGTCGGATTATCTCCAGGATCTTATTTATGACAACATGCAGCTTTTAGCCGAAGACGAAATAGGTATCGTCGTGGATTTAAGAGCGAGGGAGGATTATTTGGAAGATATTAGTGCGGGTTTGGTGCGCGCTGAGAAAGAACGTGACAAGG AGAACACAAAGAACGAATGTTTAGAGCTCCTTACTTTAGCATTATCGTATTCGGAGAAAGGAAAAGGTATACTGTGGCTAGCTGAGAAGTTCTTTCTGGCATCCATTGCTGTTTCAAGTCAATATTTGATAGACGGAGGTCGACAGAAAGGCTGTTGTAAATATCACTACGCCAAGTTCTTGCTTGATAAAT TTCCAAATGCGGATCCCGAGGAGCCTTTCCTTATTCTTACTGAAGTCAGGGACAGCGCCATCGGTAAG gATTGGTCGCTGTATGAAGACGAGAAAGGAGATGCAGATGTTTCATCATCACCCGAAACAGTGTTCTGTGCGACCGCAGTGCAGTTGCATCGGGTTCTGCTTAGCAAAGCGCGTTCGGCTAGAAGCAAAGATCCTGCAAAAGCAGAGAGACTTTCCAGATTAGCTGAGCGAAGAGCTAAAGATG CTGATGATATACCTAAAACGGCCGAAGCGATCCTAGAAATTGGTATCAGTCAATTACATATGAATAATTTGAACAACGCACACAAGACCTTTCTTCGAGCATTCAAAATATACGAAGCGGACAATAATATAGTGGGCTTGTGCGATTCAAGAATGCATTTGGCTGCAGTGATGCAAAg AGTAGGAGACCACGAAACTGCAGCAAAACTGCTGACTGAGATGGGCTCGTTGGCAATGGAGCATGGGCATCGGCGGCATCTGGGCAGGGCGTTGCACCTTCTGGGGGAACTGCATCTGCGCAGAGAGAAGCCGGAACTGGGAACTCAGCATCTTACCGAGGCCTTCCAGTGTTTTATGGGCTTTAACTGGCAATAT ATGGTGCCTAAAAGTCATGATTATCCTCAAGACAAACCTCTTTCCAGTGGTTTGGATTTAATTTTCAAGAGTAATGTGATAGAAGTTTATGAAGAGGAGGCAGAACAGTCTCGACTAATGCACGCCATATCGGCtg GTCAAGAAATAATGGCTTCATATTTCAAATTGTTGAGGGAGTCTGATACATGCTCTGTGGCAAAAGTTAAAACTATTGAATGGAAGTTGACCCGCGCTAAATGGTGGCTGTACAATTTTCACCATGATTTAGTACCGTGCTTATGTCCATTGCATAATCGAACACCATTGGATGTGTTAAG GAAGCAACTGGATGCGCAAACCATTGCAGAGGAACAATCCGAAGAGGAAGACACGTTACTTGGCCGAACTGACACTGTCCAAGACATGACAAAATTACGAAGTAGTGTAATGAACAAAGAAAATGAATAA